TGCCAGAGCGGGGGCATCATTGATCCCGTCTCCCACAAAGCCCACCCGGCTTCCCGCCTCCCTCAGCCTGCGCACCTCATGAGCCTTCTCCTCAGGCAGGACCTCAGCCAGGGTCTTTTGAATGCCAATCCTCTCTGCCACCCTGGCCGCGCTGCGGGGATTGTCTCCGGTGATCATCACCACCTCCAGATCCATCCCCTTCAGCTCCTCGATCGCAGAAGCAGCCGAGTCCTTCAGCTGGTCGGATATGGCCAGGACGCCCCCCGCCCTGCCATCCATGCCCTCCCTGCCTTCCACAGCCAGCAGCATGGCCGTCTTTCCCTCCTCCTCATAAGCAGCCGCCTTCTGGAGGAGGTCATCAGGAAAATCGATATTCATCTCCCCGAAGAGGATCCGGTTTCCTGCCACCACTCTCTTTCCGTCAACTCTGGCAACCACCCCCTTTCCAGGGAGGGCCCGGAACTGCTCTGCTGGAATGAGATCAAGCCCCTCTTCCTGGGCCCGGCGGACCACCGCCTCAGCCAATGGATGCTCACTGGGCCTCTCCGCCGAGGCGGCAAAGAGGAGCAGCTCTCTCTCATCCATCCCGAGAGCGAAGAGATCGACTACATCCGGTCGGCCCACAGTCAGGGTCCCGGTCTTATCAAATGCCACCAGGCTCAGCCTGTCTGCCGCCTCCAAAGCCTCGCCGCTCTTGACCAAAATACCCAGCTCAGCTCCTCTTCCAATCCCCACAGTTATTGCCGTGGGTGAGGCCAGCCCCAGGGCACAGGGACAGGCCACCACCAGGACGGATATGAGCGCAGTTAAAGAGAATAGAAGGGTATTGTGGGCAATGAGATACCAGTAGACAAATGCCGCAGCAGCGATTGTCAGGATGGTGGGGATGAAGTAAACCACCATCCGGTCTGCAATCCTCTGCATAGCAGGCCTTGAGCCCTGCGCCTCCTGGACCAGTGCTATGATCCCCGCCAGGACGGTATCCTTTCCCACCCGGGTAGCCCTGAAGGTCAGAGAGCCGTTCTTGTTGAGGGTCCCGCCAACCACCTTCTCGCCGGCGGACTTGAAGGCGGGGATGGGCTCTCCAGTGATCATGGACTCATCCACGTAGCTTTCTCCCTCCACCACCAGGCCGTCTGCTGGAACCCTTCTCTCCCGGCCGGACTAAGACCAGGTCGTCTACCATGACCTCTTCTGCCGTCACCTCGATCTGCCTACCCCCTCTCAGGATTGTAGCCTTCCTCGGCTGCAACCCCACCAGGTTCCTGATGGCCTCGGAGGTGCGGCCCTTGGCATTGGCCTCCAGGTAGCGGCCTAAAGTCAGGAAGGTGGCGAGCATCACTGCTGTCTCATAGAACATGAAGTCAGGGGTGAGAACGATATTGAATGTCCCCAGAATGCTGGAGACGTAGGCCACCCCGATGCCCATGCCGTACATGACATCCATGTCCAGGGTTCGATTGGAGAGAGCCCTCAGGGCGGCCTTGAAGATGGGATAGCTGACATAGGCGAAGACAGGGAGGGATACCACCAGCATGATCAGGTTCATGGGATTGGGCAGGGCAGTGAATATCCAGGGGGGGATGATCTGATGGAGAGGAAGATGCATCATGGCCATGAGAAGAATGCTGGCCGCAAAGCCGATGATTATCCTTTGCTTTTTCTCGGAGAGGTCCTTCTCCCGAAGCTCCTGTTCTCTTTTTGCTGCCTCTTCCGTCTCCTCTCCGGCAACTCCCAGGAACTGGTACCCGGAGTCGATGATGGCCTTCTTCATCTCCTGCAGGCCGACCATGCTGGGATTATAGGTGACATAGGCCTTTTCCGCCGCCAGGTTCACCCTGGCCTCCACCACGCCATCCAGGTTGCTCAGGGCTGCTTCTATAGCCCCGACGCACATGGCACAGGCCATTCCTCCTATCTTCAAGATGGCCTGCTGGTCGATCACCTCGTAGCCCAGATCGCGAATCACGCCCTCGATATCAACGAGCTTCAGCTTCCTGGGATCATACTCCACTGCAGCGCTCTCGCTTCCCAGATTGACCTGGACCCGGGAGACTCCATCCAGGTTCAGGAGGGCCTTCTCGACGGCTGATGTGCAGGCGGCACACATCATCCCTCCCACCTTCAGATCTGCCCTTTTTCCTTCCACCATGAACAGCCCTCAGCTCTCATCAGCCTTAAATGAACCTCTCAAATCTCTCCTTGCCCGCTTTGCAGATGGGGCAGATCTCGGGAGGAGCCTCTCTGCCGCAGAGATAGCCGCAGACAACACACCTCCAGACGGGATAGGATAGCTTCTGGCCAGGCAATCCGGCCTCTGCTCCTGATGCCTGTTTCCTGGCCTGCAATCTCTGCCTCTCCTCCAGTGATGGCCTCCTCTCGGGGATGGACCTCAACTCCTCCTCCCCCTTCAGGACGGCATTGGAGACATATAGAGCACAGTAGCAAGCCCCAAAATCGGTGATATCCGCATCTCTATAGTCGCAGGGGCAGATGATATCCAGATCCAGGGACTTATCCCCTTCAGCCAGCCGGCAGGGGCAGGCCTGATAGCCGTACCGCTGCGTGTTCACAATCAGCCCCTTCACCAGGCCCTTGACAAAATCCACATCAGGGTTGAGGTTGTACCCCCCCTGCTTTGCATCCTTGGCCAGGCGGGAGTACAACTGCTCTATCTCCTCCTGCGTGGGCTCATCAGACTCGCTCATATTCCCAGAGCCTCCTCGATCTCCTTCTCCCGAAAGCCTACGATCACCTTCTCTCCGACCACAAGGGTGGGAAATGAGGTGCTGGAATTATACTTCCTTAGATCGGCAATGGCCTTTGTCCTCTCCTCGCCTTTCAAAAGGTCCACATAAATGTAGTCGAAAGCGACGTTCTTTGAAGAGAGGTATTCTTTTGTCTTCTTGCACCAGATGCAGGTGCTCAATGCATACAGCATGACCTTGCCCACATCCCTGCCGGCTACATGTTCGAGACTCATAAAATCACTTTAAATCTGAAAATTATCTTGGGTAGATAAATAAGTGATTATTACAAAGGAAATCAGTGACTATCACAAAGGGATAAAAATATGAAATTAAATTATAAAAATAATAGCCTGGGAGAAAATATCACCTGCAGCTCAAGTAGCTGCAAGCGAATTCTTGGGGTCGGTCCCGCTCTTGGGAACAGTTCTGCCCTCGGAGATTCTCGGCGGTTTTTTTTCTCTTGAGGCCTCTAAGAACACCTCCAGCCTATTCGATGCTGCATCCTCATGCCTCACAGCTCACTTATAGGAGCTGCCTAGCTGGACGGAGGAGGAGGATGAATAGCTGTAGACGGATATCATCGGCTCCTCACGGTACGAATAGGGATATGGATAGGGATAGGGCGAAGGGCTGGGGGCAGGATTGGGGCTCACCCAATGACTTGGGCCGCTGACGTAGATGTAGGCATAGTTGCTCCAGCCGTTGCAGTAGAACTGGAGGATGTGCCAGCCAGGAACATCGGCGAAGAACCATCTCTTATACCAGCCTGGATTGTAGACATTTCCGGCATAATTGGTGACCAGCGCTCCATTTGGATACCACTCATAAAACCAGATGCTGCCCCTTCCCGAGATCTGCATCCATAATGGCAGGTTGGCATAAAGGTAGCATCCGGCGACGGTCTGAGGAGCATAGGAGATATAGAGGTTGTTTTGAGAGACCGCTCCTGGTGGATAGGTCGCCTTGGGGTAAGTCGGGCTGGTGGCAGTGGATCTCAGGCCCTGGGGGGCGGAGGAATAGGCGGCCTGCTCAGTTGACCTCATTAAGGTCTGACCGCTCTCCTGCACAGAGGGGGCCTGGGCGGATGTCGTAATAGATGTCGGAATCTCCACTCCAATGGCCTCGGGGCTGGCGGGCGCCGCCGGAATGGGCGCACCCCCCGTTGTGGTGGTGGAGTAAGCTGTCATCTGGCCTTGCGATGCAGTGCAAAGTAGCATGATCAATGCTATTGCTAATGCAGTCAATTTCATCTAGGATCACCTCTGAAAGTTGTGAACTACTGCGTCCTGAAGGGCGCAGCTTCCCACTTCATCGCCAAAGCTTGCATCACTGATATGCGATGTAGCAGTTTTGGTTCTATGGGCACTACGGGCTGTTCCATCCCTGTGATGAGTATGTTCATGGAAGCATTGCTCTCTCGATCACAGGAGGAGCCGCAATAAGGGCACTCATGTGATCGTATTGACGAATCTTTTTTTCCGATGCTTCCCCAGGCAGAACACCATTTAGTGGCATCTTTGAGATCCACCTTCATCAGCTTCCGGCCAGCGCCTTGAGCCTTGTGCGAAAGCGTGAATATGAGCTCTGACCAGGACGCATCATGAATACAGCGATGCATATCACTGTTAGGGCCTTTCTCTTCTAGACCCTTGATATCAAGATCCCCAGCACAGATGAGATCAAAGTCATTGATATAGGTGCAAGATGACTTCTGAAGGAGATCATCTCCCAGCCAGCCGATCCTAATTATGACATCTTTGATGTGACAGTTCACAATCTGTAGGACTTTGGAATAGAGCAGATTCAACCTTGGATTCACGAGCTTCAGAGAAGGAATCATGTTCTGGGTATCGCGGGTCTTGAGTTTGATGTCTTTTTCTCTTGCTTCATTCAGGTCCTGGAGAGGCCGATTATAAAACCACCTGCAGGCATCCAAACCCTCCGCTAACTTACATTGGGTCACCCAGCTCAGGATGATGGAATGGTTGGTGGGATGATGAGATGCCTGCAGCTTATAATCATACATTCTCCATTACCTAAATATGTATCACATTATTACTTTAAATAGTTATTGTTGGATCGAAATCGTCATGCCTGATCAGGCACCCATGAGGCATGAGAATGGATCCCGGCACAAGGCATACCCGGAAGGACTCCATTTTCATTCCCACCCTGAAGGAGGGGAAATGCTGCTCCGTCCTTTTCCATCCTGAAAATTAAATATATTTAAATAAACAGGGGGGGGCGGCGCGGGGTGGGGGCGTGTCCCTACAATTTCCATTGCATGAATCTTGTAGCCTTGTCCATGCAAAAATTTCTAAGATCAACTCGCATCCTTTTTAACTGCCTATCGTAGAATATTCTGTACCTAGGCACCATTACGATGTGGTAGGTTATGCCATAGCCATGGCTAAAACTGCGCCCAAGCTTATCACATCCTAGCCAAGGTGGCTGGCACCACCTTGGCTAAGGTTAAAGCCTCATTTAAAAGAAGAACGGTTTATTGAATTAGATAACAAGGCCTCCTGTAATAACGTTGCATTTTCCTGATAAAATCTATACGAGACATTACATGAGACACATGAGACACATTGCATGAGGCACATGAGACACATTCGCTCTGCATCCATCATACTTTTATTCGAATCATACCTGACCGGATATCTGTGATCAAAGGCAAGGAAGCCTATTTGAAAAAATTGACCGCCAGCATGTACATCCCCTCACAGGATGTGGGAAGGGAGCTTGAGGGCAGTACACCCCCTTCAGTCTTCATTGGCAGTTGGAACTATCCCCGCGTCTATGCCGGACCCATGATCTCTCCGCAGCATGGGGATACAATGATCATGGACCGACCTGAGTCCTGGATACCGGAGAAGAAATCCCAAGAAGAGATCATAAGATACCGGTTGAACCTGATAAGGGGCAAAAGAGAGGTGAAGGTCACAGAGCTTGACTGCCGCTTTTCGGAGATGCTTCGCGACATCTCCCTCTCTGCCTCCTCAATAGAGAGCGAGGCGCAGTTCATTCAGGCTCCCAGAGGGATGTCGTTTAGCGATGAGCATACCCCATTCGGCCCCAGTGCTCCTCTGGAGAGATTTGAGATCGGCAACAGCAGATGGGACCGGGATCTAGAGAAGGTTTACTACGATGGGGATCTGAAGGCGGCAGATGCAGTAGAGGATCTCCACCACAGCGGCCTGCCCTTCTCCAGCATCCAGAAAGCCTTCTCTGTTGGGGCCATGGGCACAAAAAAGAGGAGGAGGCTGGTTCCCACCCGCTGGTCCATCACCGCCTGCGACAGCATTTTAGGCGACCGCCTTCTTGGCAGTGTCAGAGACTATGACCCTATTGACTGCTGCCAGGTGAGGGAGTCTGCCGGCCTGAACAACTACTATGCAGTTATTCTTCTTCCCACCACATGGCAGTATGAGTGGATGGAGGCCTTCTTACACATCATGGGCAATGAGGA
This genomic stretch from Methanothrix sp. harbors:
- a CDS encoding ferredoxin-thioredoxin reductase catalytic domain-containing protein; this translates as MSESDEPTQEEIEQLYSRLAKDAKQGGYNLNPDVDFVKGLVKGLIVNTQRYGYQACPCRLAEGDKSLDLDIICPCDYRDADITDFGACYCALYVSNAVLKGEEELRSIPERRPSLEERQRLQARKQASGAEAGLPGQKLSYPVWRCVVCGYLCGREAPPEICPICKAGKERFERFI
- a CDS encoding copper ion binding protein, encoding MVEGKRADLKVGGMMCAACTSAVEKALLNLDGVSRVQVNLGSESAAVEYDPRKLKLVDIEGVIRDLGYEVIDQQAILKIGGMACAMCVGAIEAALSNLDGVVEARVNLAAEKAYVTYNPSMVGLQEMKKAIIDSGYQFLGVAGEETEEAAKREQELREKDLSEKKQRIIIGFAASILLMAMMHLPLHQIIPPWIFTALPNPMNLIMLVVSLPVFAYVSYPIFKAALRALSNRTLDMDVMYGMGIGVAYVSSILGTFNIVLTPDFMFYETAVMLATFLTLGRYLEANAKGRTSEAIRNLVGLQPRKATILRGGRQIEVTAEEVMVDDLVLVRPGEKGSSRRPGGGGRKLRG
- a CDS encoding transposase, whose translation is MDACRWFYNRPLQDLNEAREKDIKLKTRDTQNMIPSLKLVNPRLNLLYSKVLQIVNCHIKDVIIRIGWLGDDLLQKSSCTYINDFDLICAGDLDIKGLEEKGPNSDMHRCIHDASWSELIFTLSHKAQGAGRKLMKVDLKDATKWCSAWGSIGKKDSSIRSHECPYCGSSCDRESNASMNILITGMEQPVVPIEPKLLHRISVMQALAMKWEAAPFRTQ
- a CDS encoding heavy metal translocating P-type ATPase is translated as MVEGESYVDESMITGEPIPAFKSAGEKVVGGTLNKNGSLTFRATRVGKDTVLAGIIALVQEAQGSRPAMQRIADRMVVYFIPTILTIAAAAFVYWYLIAHNTLLFSLTALISVLVVACPCALGLASPTAITVGIGRGAELGILVKSGEALEAADRLSLVAFDKTGTLTVGRPDVVDLFALGMDERELLLFAASAERPSEHPLAEAVVRRAQEEGLDLIPAEQFRALPGKGVVARVDGKRVVAGNRILFGEMNIDFPDDLLQKAAAYEEEGKTAMLLAVEGREGMDGRAGGVLAISDQLKDSAASAIEELKGMDLEVVMITGDNPRSAARVAERIGIQKTLAEVLPEEKAHEVRRLREAGSRVGFVGDGINDAPALAEADVGIAIGSGTDVAIETGDVVLMKDDLLDAVAAIQLSRKVISRIKLNIFWAFAYNALLVPVAAGALYPVYGITFRPELAGLAMALSSVTVVTLSLLLKRYVPPATRQKAIRIEGTGG
- a CDS encoding Nre family DNA repair protein: MIKGKEAYLKKLTASMYIPSQDVGRELEGSTPPSVFIGSWNYPRVYAGPMISPQHGDTMIMDRPESWIPEKKSQEEIIRYRLNLIRGKREVKVTELDCRFSEMLRDISLSASSIESEAQFIQAPRGMSFSDEHTPFGPSAPLERFEIGNSRWDRDLEKVYYDGDLKAADAVEDLHHSGLPFSSIQKAFSVGAMGTKKRRRLVPTRWSITACDSILGDRLLGSVRDYDPIDCCQVRESAGLNNYYAVILLPTTWQYEWMEAFLHIMGNEELMFSDFEGNSGKRGYSRVGGCYYSCKMAVLEALAREKKQAGAIILREAYRGYVPLGVFNVRENVRNAMQKKPLEFESLKAALGYVSTRLELPVKQFIRQSDLLREELKSQQTTLSFFS
- a CDS encoding glutaredoxin family protein; translated protein: MSLEHVAGRDVGKVMLYALSTCIWCKKTKEYLSSKNVAFDYIYVDLLKGEERTKAIADLRKYNSSTSFPTLVVGEKVIVGFREKEIEEALGI